A window of Marinobacter sp. es.042 genomic DNA:
CATCGTAAACACCACGCCAAGTGCGAAACCGAGGAAGATCCCCACAGTCCGGTAGTGTTGGGTATTCGCAAGGTCCTGTTCCAGGGAGCCGAACTCTATGCGGAATCGGCGACGCCCGAAACGCTCGAGCGCTATGGCCAGCGGACACCGGAAGACTGGGTGGAGCGCAATGTTTACAGCCGCTACCGGATGTTGGGCATCGCGTTGATGGCGGTAATCAATCTGGCCCTGTTTGGCGTTCACGGTATCTGGATCTGGGCGGTGCAGATGATGTGGATTCCGGTCTGGGCTGCCGGTGTGGTCAACGGTATCGGCCACTGGATGGGTTACCGGAACTACGAATGTGCTGATAACGCCCGCAATATTTCGCCTATTGGTTTTCTGATTGGCGGCGAAGAGTTGCACAACAATCACCACACCTATCCGAATTCCTCCAAGCTGTCCCGCCGCTGGTTCGAAGTGGATATCGGCTGGGGCTACATCCGCCTGTTCCAGTTGTTCGGGCTGGCCAAGCCCAAGGGTTATCGACCGATTGCCCACCATGTGCCAGGTAAACTGGAGGTGGATGTGGAAACGGTTCAGGCCATCGCCAACAACCGGTTTGATATCATGCGCCAGTATCGTAAACGTGTCATGGAGCCGGTCCTGCGCCAGCAGAAGTCGCTGATGGACGATGAGATCCGTCCCCGTTACCGGAAGCTCAAGCAACTGCTCTCCCGTGAGATCACGCTGATTCAGCCGAAGGAGAAGGAAACCCTCGAG
This region includes:
- a CDS encoding fatty acid desaturase, with amino-acid sequence MWFNGLLDLSVMQLILVTLGMTHVTIVSVTLYLHRHSAHNSLDLHPALKHFFRFWLWLTTAQNTKEWTAIHRKHHAKCETEEDPHSPVVLGIRKVLFQGAELYAESATPETLERYGQRTPEDWVERNVYSRYRMLGIALMAVINLALFGVHGIWIWAVQMMWIPVWAAGVVNGIGHWMGYRNYECADNARNISPIGFLIGGEELHNNHHTYPNSSKLSRRWFEVDIGWGYIRLFQLFGLAKPKGYRPIAHHVPGKLEVDVETVQAIANNRFDIMRQYRKRVMEPVLRQQKSLMDDEIRPRYRKLKQLLSREITLIQPKEKETLESVLERNAVLRQIYEKSHELQALWRQRGLKPQDKLNALMEWCREAEASGIRYLEEFAEHLRAYSLRPSA